The stretch of DNA TATCCTGTAATTTTATCTTACAACCTAAAACAGATGAAAGGGGTGTAAATAATTTACAGAACTTTTCGAAACAATGCACACTACAAATCTTTACATAATTTCGATCACCATCTATCCTGGCAACTACAAGTCCCATTCTTCATATGATGAAAGAAACTGACATCTTTTACAAAAATTTCCCTACCGACAATCTTCGATATGAGCTTAGCTGATGTATGGCAATCGAAACACATTCTAAGATTTTTCGACACTCTAATCGGCTGTGAATTGCTCGAAGAGACAATCCCAAGACTTATAGCCAGCTTTTCTGTGTGAGAACATGAACATGGATCTAAGTCGTCCTCGCTACCAAGAATCGGATTCTGCACGGAATGCCCTGCAATCTTCATTTCCTCGGCCAATTTATGCCACGTATCCATGGCTATGTCCAACAATGGTGAAGAAACCCTTCCTCTCTCGAATGAATGTAGTGTAGAGCCTATACTGATATAACTGCACTCTTTCACTGTCAATGACTTCATATTATTGACAAATTTCCTCGAAACCTTTGAAGCATCCCATAAGCCTGAAGATCCATATATATTGGACAGAAGAATGTAAATGGAAGGATTTTCGGGTTCAAGTTCAAAAAGGGCTCTTGCAGCTTGCTCTGCTATCTCTGGGTTCGCGTGAGTTTTGCATGAGCGAAGAAGAGTGAACCAAATGCAAGCGTCAGGGTTAAAGGGCATTTGCCTGATGAGTTCCAAAGCCTCATCGAGCAAGCCGACAGTTCCCATTATAGCAACCATACAAGTATAATGCTCCAAACTAGGGCTAATCCCAAAATTACTACTCATTAGGGTAAAATACTTTCGACCTTCTGATATCAAACCATCACGAGCACAAGCTGAAAGAAGTGCAGTAAAAGTTTTACCATCTGGAACGATTTCTGACGTTTCCATTTGTTCAAAAAGAGCGAAGGCATTTTTGGTCATCCCATGCGCTGAAAAGGACAAGATCATAGCATTCCATACTGCATTGTCTTTGAAAGTTTCCAAGTCGAATACCCGTTTGGCTTCAGGTATGCTGCCACATTTAGCATACATGTCTATTAGGGCACTCTTAAGGAACAACTtactagaatcatctaaaagaccCTTTAAAAGGTACCCGTGTATTTCTCTTCCTAATCTAAGGGCTCCAACTTCTCCACAGGCCGATAAAAGAATGTTGAATGTTACCGAACTAGGTTCAAACCTTTCTTCAAGCATTTTTTGAAATAGACCAAATGCCTCAAATACACCCCTTGTGTTGGTGTAACCCGCAATTAAGGTGTTCCACATTACCGTATTCTTATCCTTTGTTCTCCAGAAAACTTCAGTAGCTGAATCTATCTCGTAGCATTTTGAGTACATATCAACCATTGCGCCTGAAACAAAACAACTAGACTCAAGCCCATTTCTCAGAACATAACCATGTAGTTCCTTGCCATGACCTAATGACCCTAAATCAGCACAAGCCGCAAGTGCACTTGTTACAGTAACGGAATTTGGTTGAATTGACTTTCTCATCAACAAAGATTGGACACTACCACTGTTAGGAGATTGCATGGCCTGGAAAAAACTCAGAGCTTCAATGTTATGACCAGATTGCTGATAGCCAGATATTATAATATTGAATGTAACAACATT from Silene latifolia isolate original U9 population chromosome 10, ASM4854445v1, whole genome shotgun sequence encodes:
- the LOC141604886 gene encoding pentatricopeptide repeat-containing protein At1g20230-like gives rise to the protein MFFTGLYPTTPLYYTPNLIFSPSSSFKIEATSAEKTILNDLSRQNYKYPEGKLISKHQINNGFHNLSYNSTENVIIECINVLDKISKNGVSDCCCSSVCRQVHGKVVKLGGLDSNVVGNKLVVCYAAKAGFLDDARKVFDEIPKREVSGFAALISGLCKVEKWVDVFSVLGMMVNDRMLPDRFLVPRILKACSAMEVGRVGRMVHGFVLRRGMEKDVFLGNALIDMYANCGDLRSSRTVFDTMSERDVVSWTALIVAYMDHGLVDEAVGTFRRMESDGEQGDLISWNALVFGFAHNGEIELALGTVEEMQEKGLKAYVNTWNGIISGCSHNGYYEDAIDSYVKMFSSSLTPNTVTVVSILPACSGLEDLELGQVIHGHAIKFGLCGNTHIDGSLIGMYWKCHRIDSAESIFCRLKDKNSAICNEMIAAYTSEGNVEAALELFHSMKAVGPKPDEITYNTILAAYIRDDKKSETYELLSEMLETGLHPNVVTFNIIISGYQQSGHNIEALSFFQAMQSPNSGSVQSLLMRKSIQPNSVTVTSALAACADLGSLGHGKELHGYVLRNGLESSCFVSGAMVDMYSKCYEIDSATEVFWRTKDKNTVMWNTLIAGYTNTRGVFEAFGLFQKMLEERFEPSSVTFNILLSACGEVGALRLGREIHGYLLKGLLDDSSKLFLKSALIDMYAKCGSIPEAKRVFDLETFKDNAVWNAMILSFSAHGMTKNAFALFEQMETSEIVPDGKTFTALLSACARDGLISEGRKYFTLMSSNFGISPSLEHYTCMVAIMGTVGLLDEALELIRQMPFNPDACIWFTLLRSCKTHANPEIAEQAARALFELEPENPSIYILLSNIYGSSGLWDASKVSRKFVNNMKSLTVKECSYISIGSTLHSFERGRVSSPLLDIAMDTWHKLAEEMKIAGHSVQNPILGSEDDLDPCSCSHTEKLAISLGIVSSSNSQPIRVSKNLRMCFDCHTSAKLISKIVGREIFVKDVSFFHHMKNGTCSCQDRW